The Mya arenaria isolate MELC-2E11 chromosome 16, ASM2691426v1 genome includes a window with the following:
- the LOC128221439 gene encoding zinc finger protein 765-like, which yields MKKLTFNFFSDGFKAAKALKRCTARRIHSGERPYKCQTCDAAFVVKSSLHTVIHTGEKAFKCETCAAQFAMKISFKAHIQIRRGEKLYKCEICDAQFSMKSSFKAHIQIHTGEKLYKCERCDADFSRKHCLQTHKSSLHKHRRIHTGEKPYKCMICNDSFSYESSLHVHIRIHTGDRQYNGAICDVAFSLKSD from the exons atgaaaaagctTACGTTCAACTTCTTTAGTGACGGATTTAAAGCTGCGAAGGCACTGAAACGGTGTACTGCTAGACG AATACACTCAGGAGAAAGGCCGTACAAGTGTCAgacatgtgatgctgctttcgtTGTGAAAAGCAGTCTACATACAGTTATTCACACAGGAGAGAAGGCGTTCAAGTGTGAGACATGCGCTGCTCAATTCGCTATGAAAATCAGTTTTAAGGCGCATATACAAATACGCAGAGGAGAGAAGCTgtacaagtgtgagatatgcGATGCTCAATTCTCTATGAAAAGCAGTTTTAAGgcacatatacaaatacacacaggagagaagctgTACAAGTGTGAGAGATGTGATGCTGATTTTTCTCGGAAacattgtttacagacacat AAAAGTAGTTTACATAAGCATAgaagaatacacacaggagagaaaccATACAAGTGTATGATATGTAATGATTCTTTCTCTTATGAAAGTagtttacatgtacacattAGAATACACACAGGGGATAGGCAATACAATGGTGCGATATGTGATGTTGCTTTCTCTCTCAAAAGTGATTAA